The stretch of DNA gcgttgacgaatacgaagtagttgctataggagctcattgtgcagtcacgcaggcgCGGGCGcgggctcggggcgtgacaaatgGTAAATTGATTAAATGAACTCCGAGGAAACTAACCTTTGTTTTGGTTGACTCAACTATTGGAATTTATTAACTTGATCATCGATGCAATAAATAtcaatttatattcaaatattcaCCAACAAAAATTGAATTCATATCATATCCTATGCTTAGTTAAATAGGAAACAAGCGTCCAAATTCAAACAATAAACTAGCAATTGAGTGTTGTATAGTCTAGTCATTTGGATAAATTTTAGCATGCTATGTGGTTGAGGCATTGTCCGATCTTTCAtatcaaaaaaaattttctatgtGATTAGAGTTGTGTGAGTTCCACTTTGAAAGTGAGATTGAGTGTGTCATCCAAGAATAACTATTCTTGAAGTTCTTTGTGTCCCTTAAGTTGTTATAGGGAGAGTTGTTGTTATCTCTTATTTTTGCAGGAATGATTTGTACCCATTATTGATATAGTAAAAAATTCTTTTGGTGGACTTCGGTCTCGTGGTTTTCCCTAATATGGGTTTTTTACGTAATAATCTTTGTGTCGTTTTTCTTCATATTTATTATCACTGTTGATATTGTGGAAATATTTGATCCGAAATTACCGCTAAAAGAAAAAGAATCAACGTTTCGGTTGTacgaaaaattatttaatttggtTATCTTTCCCAACAAAGCAATCTTTGACAAATCTATATATACATGCCTTCACTTTGCTGGAACAAATTGGCttttgttgatgatttaaatttggcattcaaatatttttagaagTTGTCgtgaaatttatttaatactaTCAGTAACAAAGTAAATATGAATAAATTTTACGAGCAAACATCCAACATGTGCAACTTCAGATCATGATCAAAGACTAAACCACGATATACAATTAAACAATTTATGATCAACTTTAAAGTTGTGACACTCTCAAAAACTTGGTTTATTGTCGATTTTTTTGCATTCAATTTGTCATGGTCTATTCGCATATAAGAAACATGCTTTGTTGTTGGATTGCAACTTTTTTGCATCGCAATGGAAAACCAATATATTTTGGTACTGGTAGTAGGTTGAGCATCATACCTCAAAGGACTGGGTTGAGAGGTCGCTGGAGAACATTTATGTGTTGCATTTTGACGTTCTATCTTTTTATGGAGACGGTGACAAAATTCTTGCTCGATCAACTTCAACCGCACGAGTTTGATGTGGCATGTCGGAAAGCTAACGTTCCTATCAAGAGTTGAAACGGAGGGGTCTAGTGGTTGCTGCTCTTTTCAAAgtcatgtattttatttaacCATAAAATGTTGCAAAGAATCTCATTCTCAGTTTTCTAAAATATCTAATTACATCCCTTCTTTGATGCATAACGATTTTGCTGCTTTTTTCTAATAGCACATCATAACTATTTACGTTAAATATTGTTGGTCATGATGGATGGAAGTAATTGTTTTTAGATAATATTTTTCATCGATAATTTTTCTATCAAAGTTGTAAAAACATTAGACTGTATTCATGCTCTGTTAATAtctaatttatataaaattggACCACTTTGATTATACAGTACTAGTTTTAAAATCAGATAATGGCTTCCAAAGAATTTATTTCGACCCCAATTCGtactataaataaataaataaagggaCCCAAATGTAAGACATATAAACTCGGGGTATATGAAGTATTGTTCCACTCATCCAAATTCCTGAATCAAAATCCAAAACCCTAACCACAACGTATGCTCGCAGATCCACCAAGAATTCATGGCCGCGAAATACGACCTGACACAGCGCATTGCGCCGCAGCTTGACCGTCATCTGGTGTTCCCTCTACTTGAGTTTTTACAAGAGAGAGGATTGTACCCCGAGGAGGATATTTTGAAGGCAAAAATCGAGCTGCTTAACCACACAAACATGGTCGATTACGCCATGGACATACACAAGTCCCTCTATCGATCTGAAGATGTTCCACAAGGTATGATTTTTGTGATTAGCCATGACAATTAGGGTCGGAGGGATGGAGATGGTTAGGGTATTTTTCGTGTGAGTGAACGTATGCGGTTTAATCTTCGTTCAGATGGATTTTCTGACTGAGAATTGTGGGTACTGTATTTATTATTGATTTTCGATACTtactgatatatattttttactatGTCATGGATGTCTGTGTGCTGAGGAAAGTTGTTTTTGTTtctgttattttattatctcCATCTGCTGGCTTTATTTCTTTGGATTTtggacatatattttatttttttctattggTCTTGCAAATTTTGTTTTGATTCTTTTTAGAACTGGAACTTATTGTTATTTAATGCGATCTGTTTTTAGGGGCATCGGGTATAAATTCTTTATTATCTGTGCTGCTGTGAATTGTTATTTAGATACATTTTATGATGTAGTGTTCTGCAGTCAGTGTTTGATTAActgtttttgatttttttcggTGGTTTAGAAATGGTGGGGAGAAGAGCCGAGGTGGTGGGTGGGTTGAAGTCATCGGAAGAGGCCGCAGCTCCCATAGTTACCTTTCTGCAGAATCCTAATGCTGTTCAGGAACTGAGAGCTGACAAACAGCATAATCTTCAGATGCTCAACGATCGCTATCAGGTTGACGTTAAACTACTGTGCATAATTTGTTGTTTTCTTCTTCGGCGGATGTCAGCATTTAATCATCATACTGGTCTGATGCTCATCCAATCTGGCATCCCCGATTCACGGACCTTATCGTGAAACTTTAAGGTAACAGATTAACCATCTGTTTCTTGTTTCTCAGATTGGTCCACAGCAGATAGAAGCACTGTATAAGTATGCCAAATTTCAGTTTGAATGTGGCAACTATTCTGGTGCTGCCGATTATTTGTATCAGTACAGGGCCTTGTGTACAGACACGGAAAAGAGTTTAAGTGCATTATGGGGAAAACTAGCAGCAGAGATATTGATGCAGAACTGGGATGTTGCGCTGGAGGAGCTCAACCGCTTGAAGGAAATAATTGACTCTAAGGTTGCTATAACTGCCATCTAAACTATTAGCTTGTGCGGTTACTCCTTGGTTGTTACAGGATATTgaattttattaaagttcatGTCTTGCAGAGTTTCTCTTCTCCATTGAATCAAGTACAAAGTAGAATATGGCTATTGCATTGGAGTTTGTTCATCTTCTTCAATCATGACAATGGAAGAACCCTAATTATTGACTTGTTCAACCAGGACAAGTATGACTCTGGAACTTATTTACATCCccttcttttgttttatttggtcTGGTGATGTTAGAAGATGGTTATGTTACTTCTCCGATAGTATTACTTCAGTTGTCTAACACCTAGAGTTATCAAAGGAGTAGGTTGTATTGTTTGTCTTGTTATTATTACTGTGTTTGAACCAGCAAAAAAATCATAATGCTAGAATCATTGGCATGTGACAACCGATAGATATGGTCTCCATCCCCTCCACTCCAGAAAACTTATTACCTATATTCTAAAGTTTTGGTCAATAACTCAAAGTTTACCCAACTACTTGCATGTATCTTAGCATCCTACCTTCCAAGCATCACACATTCACACTCTTTTTGGGATGCGGCAGATGCCATATTTGATAATAGTGCCTCATGTGACATTGATCTGTTCCCTCTATCTAACCCAGAATTCTTCAAGAATTTCTAAATGATAAATCTCTTTCAGGTATTTGAATGCCATTCAAACAAATGCTCCTCATCTTCTACGTTACCTGGCAACTGCTTTCATCGTCAACAAAAGGAGGCGGCCTCAACTTAAAGATTTCATCAAGGTTATTCAGCAAGAGCAGTATTCTTATGAAGATCCAATCACAGAGTTTTTGGCATGTTTATATGTCAACTATGACTTTGATGGGGCTCAAAGAAAGATGAAAGAGTGTGAAGAAGTAAGCATCCTAACTGTAAACagttcttcaatcatattcatCTGTAAGATCCTGTCATTGTGAAAAAAATAAGTATGTAAATCATgcttatttatatttatgttgCAATACCTTTATTTTTTGTGTTTCACCTTTGTTAGGGATTTAGAATTGCATGTTGATTATTGTTGGATCTATAAGGTTAATTGCATATAAGTGTagatgataatatatgattcaTATCAACTGCACCTCAACTATGACATGCTCATTGTGTAACATTACGTTTCTTTTCTTGCTGAAAATTCATTTCTGATTCAAGTGTCCCCATGTTCATCGATCTGTTGTGAGAAAATTAATTTCTGATTCAAGTGTCCCCATGTTCATCGATCTGTTGTGAAGAGATAAGTTCATTTATTGCAGTTGTGTTATGATAATTCCCCTGCCAGATGAAGTGTTTTTAGAAGATTTCTGATCTATGTTGGTTATGTTGCTATTTGCTAAGTGCGGTAATCCAGTGCTATTGAGTTGACTGGTCTTTACTTTTTATTTGGAGTTGACAGATAATTGCTTTTTGTTTTAATATTATTCTGAGTTGGTTGTCATCTCATTGAGTATCCATGTTTATATGGCTAAGTCTTATTATCATGTTTCAGGCAATCCTAAATGATCCATTCCTTGGTAAACGGGTCGAGGAAGGAAATTTTACTACTGTACCATTAAGAGATGAGTTCCTTGAGAATGCTCGACTTTTCATTTTTGAGACCTACTGTCGCATTCATCAGCGCATTGACATGGGGTATGTGCCTGACATTGTTTTTAGGACAAGAAAATTTATGCCACAGAAGCCTTCACCTCTCCCCAATTTGCCACACACACAAACACCCAAGCCCCCTCTGTGTGTTTTATGGTATTTTTCTGTAGTGAATATAATTGTGTATCAAATCTTAATGGTTGATCACAAATAACTTGATTGATGCCTAATTGCGGCTTTGTTGCTTTCTTGATCATCTGAAGAAGATTTCATtgcaaatatattttttctccTACTTATTTTAAGAATACTACTCAGAGTTTAATATGCATCCATGCTGTAGTGTGATGCTGAAGTGCCAGCCCATTTTTTTGGTGTTGACTCTTTTTTCATAGTTGACTGAATTTGGACCATATTGAGTTACTACTTGGTGCTGTTTGACAGTGTGCTCGCTGAGAAACTGAATTTGAACTATGAAGAGGCTGAGAGATGGATAGTGAATCTCGTAAAGACTTCAAAACTTGATGCCAAGATCAATTCCAAGACCGGAACAATCACAATGGAACCGAATTTTCCCAATGTGTAAGTTGCACCAATACAAATCATATTTTGAGAATAACTGTTTAGACTTTGTTTTGACAGTCAAGATCTTATCAATATCATATTTCGTGTACAAAGATAAATAACATGTCTTTATAAACGAAATTTAAGCATGATTTACTTGGCCatgatatgctatttttcactttCAGGTATGAACAGCTTATCGACCAAACTAAAGCACTTTCAGGGCGCACTTATAAACTAGTAAGCCGGCTCCTGGAACATGCTCAGTCGCAAACTGCTCGGTAGATTGTGCCAGCACCGGCTGTTGATTTTGGCCTGAAGTAATTTGGATTTCCTGAGTTTGATGAAgttcccttttttttttaaatctcgaAATTTAACAGTTTTAAAAATGAATTCTTGCCATTTTTCACAAGCTAGCTGATGGATCCTCACTGCTAgaattatgtttatttgatggtTTGTAAGAGCGAACAGGGGTAAGAACTCTGGCAAAAGAATTATGAATAAAAGTGGTATTATGTAAATTTATCAATCATCAAAATAACATATAACTAAAAAATAGATCTTTAATTTCGGCGGAGTAATTATTGTTCCTATAAATTTATACTatttttctagaaaaattaaatattgattTTAGAAAACTATTTTACGTGTGCTTGAATTCATAATGAACATGGGCGACCCTTACGGTAACTTAAGAAAACAGAATACCAATCCTACCAATCCCGGAATTGCGTGCGTAAATGGCTGTGACTACTTTATTATTCTTTAATTTTCAATAAAGCTTTGGATTAGGAAATATAAATTTGAAGACTTGAAGTCTCCCCTCCCCTCCCCTCCCTTCCCTTTATATTCGTTTATTTCCGGTTTTGggataatttttaaagatgTATTAAAAGAGACGCGAGCTCTCTCCCTCCATTCTCACTGGTTAATCTTCATTATCTCTCTGAGTGAAAGTTATGTTCAATGTCTGAAATCGTAgcaattccttgaatttataTATGAGATGTGCTTTATTCTGAGACCCTGAAAACGTGATGCCCCGGTGGTAAAAGATAAATCTGAGACAAAGTACAAAACTTGTTCAACCATAATACACTTTTATACGTCTGTGCCTTGGATATAGTAATAGTTCTATTTACTTATGCTTCATTGTCGTGTCGAGGCATTTGCTCTTGGAAAGATTTTTTGTCCAGGAGCCAGGATTGCCAAGGGATCATAGGTCAATTTTCTTTTGGTGAAAACTTCCCAGTGACTCCCAAAGTGAGCTTTCCACTCTGCTTTAGTGTTATGATGGGGCAAATATTGTTTTATTCCCAGGCGGTTCTTTTCACAGAACTCTAAAATTCTGTTGTTTTGAGACAAAATGTATTCCAGGTCATCTTTTCCCCTAGAAGATGGCATTGCTGAAGCTAGGAAGGCAACTAGGTATAAAACATCCTCGTCAGGTGTAATCATGGATGTTCGTGTTTTCCATCTGTGGCAAAGAATGAGTTTATATTGTGGTTTGATTAATGGAAAGACGACATGCATTCTAGAGATCAGTACCTTGATTTGTTGACGGGATAGATCAGGACAGGACCATTGCTTGTATCCTTGACAATGTTTCCAAAAACTTCTTGGGCGAACTCATGGATCCTACTCCTAGGAATAAGAAGATTTAGCCAAGGGTGTGGAACCTCCCACAGTCCTTTTTCCCTAAGTTTTATCTCCGACGTGTGCACTCTATCCAGGAAATCTGTGTAGGGGACTTCTGACCAGAAGAGAGTGGACTTAATGTAATTCAATTTTGATAAGAGTGTATCGATCTCCTGCATGCTCAAATAGAGTCGAACACGTCAGCACCTTCTGCCAGATAAATGAATAGTGATTACAATGATATGGATTAAAAACTACCTGATCAATGTTATCGGGACCTTCTGGATTGAAGTATTTTGCGACTTCCATGCAAAATAGAATCTTTCCTTCTGAGGAGAATTGGTTTGCCTGAACAGGGTCTTTTGGTTTGAAAGATGATctccaataatttaataaacCGGTTCTGTTAATGATGACAAACCCTtctatataatcaaaagttttttCTGAAGATATTAGATGCTCTTGATCTTTGGTGAACGCAGAGAAGTCGGAATAAAGTGCTCTGATCCATTTAACCTGAGGAATGACAGCTTAGGTGACAAACTAATGATAAAAAAAGGTATGGTAGTAATGTTTATCATATAATGACCTTTCGGGGGGCTGCCTCCAAGGCAATTCTAGCTTGGCTAATGATCCCAAATTGTCCTAGTCCTCCAAGTACAGCATGGAAGAGATCAGCATTCTGATCTTCTGAACAAGTTACCACTTCTCCTCTGCCTGCGCAGAAATTAAAGTTTCTGTTCTTGTCAATGTCGCAGGACATGTAACTGATCACATGCTGATTATTTTTCG from Primulina tabacum isolate GXHZ01 chromosome 3, ASM2559414v2, whole genome shotgun sequence encodes:
- the LOC142540802 gene encoding eukaryotic translation initiation factor 3 subunit E-like; translation: MAAKYDLTQRIAPQLDRHLVFPLLEFLQERGLYPEEDILKAKIELLNHTNMVDYAMDIHKSLYRSEDVPQEMVGRRAEVVGGLKSSEEAAAPIVTFLQNPNAVQELRADKQHNLQMLNDRYQIGPQQIEALYKYAKFQFECGNYSGAADYLYQYRALCTDTEKSLSALWGKLAAEILMQNWDVALEELNRLKEIIDSKSFSSPLNQVQSRIWLLHWSLFIFFNHDNGRTLIIDLFNQDKYLNAIQTNAPHLLRYLATAFIVNKRRRPQLKDFIKVIQQEQYSYEDPITEFLACLYVNYDFDGAQRKMKECEEAILNDPFLGKRVEEGNFTTVPLRDEFLENARLFIFETYCRIHQRIDMGVLAEKLNLNYEEAERWIVNLVKTSKLDAKINSKTGTITMEPNFPNVYEQLIDQTKALSGRTYKLVSRLLEHAQSQTAR
- the LOC142540805 gene encoding cytokinin dehydrogenase 1-like, with product MITAQPQSFFQQKNIAPRLILVFVLGFTVNREHLCSKQPFVTPTASLHSVPSVIHSSLAKMSFDGNLSFDNLEHAARDFGNRYHIMPYAVLYPKSVFDISSIIKCIFHMGLTSELTVAARGRGHSLQGQAQAYQGVIIIMESLQVPKMSFHNGKLPYVDVSAGELWINILQESLKQGLAPRSWTDYLHLTVGGTLSNAGVSGQAFRHGPQINNVYELKVVTGRGEVVTCSEDQNADLFHAVLGGLGQFGIISQARIALEAAPRKVKWIRALYSDFSAFTKDQEHLISSEKTFDYIEGFVIINRTGLLNYWRSSFKPKDPVQANQFSSEGKILFCMEVAKYFNPEGPDNIDQEIDTLLSKLNYIKSTLFWSEVPYTDFLDRVHTSEIKLREKGLWEVPHPWLNLLIPRSRIHEFAQEVFGNIVKDTSNGPVLIYPVNKSRWKTRTSMITPDEDVLYLVAFLASAMPSSRGKDDLEYILSQNNRILEFCEKNRLGIKQYLPHHNTKAEWKAHFGSHWEVFTKRKLTYDPLAILAPGQKIFPRANASTRQ